ATGATGGATTTAATTTAAAAAGTTCCTGGATACAAAATATCTTTAGTGACATTTTGGATATCACGATGTCCAGTAAACGCCATGGTGATGTCCAATTCATTCTGAATAATTTCTAGGCACTTTGTAACCCCAGCTTCACCCATGGCGCCCAAGCCATATAAAAATGGTCGGCCAATCATGGTGCCGCGAGCGCCGAGGGCCCATGCTTTTAAAACATCCTGACCAGATCGAATGCCGCCATCCATCCAGACTTCAATATCTTTACCAACAGCCTCCACTATTCCTGGTAAAGCTTGAATACTAGAAATAGCGCCATCTAATTGACGGCCACCATGATTTGAAACTATCAAAGCATCTGCTCCAGAGTTTGCAGCGAAGCGTGCATCCTCTGCATCCAAAATGCCCTTGATGATGAGCTTTCCGCCCCAGAGTTTTTTAATCCATTCCACATCATCCCAACTGAGTCCTGGATCAAATTGCTCCGCAGTCCAGGAGGAGAGGGAGGACATATTTCCCACTCCAGTGGCGTGCCCAACAATATTGCGGAAGGTTCTGCGTGGTGTCATTGCCATTCCAAGGCACCAGCGTGGCTTAGTTGCCATGTTGATCATATTGGCTATGGTGAGTTTGGGTGGGGCGCTCAGACCATTCTTTAGGTCTTTATGACGCTGTCCCAAAATTTGCAGGTCAAGCGTCAGCACTAAGGCTGAGCACTTCGCAGCTTTGGCGCGTTCAATTAAGCGCTCAATAAAGCCGCGATCTTTCATCACGTAGAGCTGAAACCAAAATGGTTTGGTAGTTCTTTCAGCAACATCTTCGATGGAGCAGATGCTCATCGTAGATAAGCAAAAAGGCACGCCAAATTTTTCCGCTGCTTTAGCAGCCAAGATCTCACCATCGGCGTGTTGCATGCCTGTCAGTCCAGTAGGCGCGAGCGCTACAGGCATCGTCACTTCTTGACCAATCATCGTGGTTTTACTTGTGCGATTCGTCATATCAACAGCCACGCGTTGACGTAACTTTATTTTCTGAAAGTCGGATTCATTGGCGCGATAGGTAGATTCAGTCCAAGAACCAGAATCTGCATAGTCATAAAACATCTTGGGAGTACGTTTTTTATGGAGTACCCGTAGGTCTTCGATATTGGTAATGATTGCCACAATCTATCCTTCTATTGAATGCCTTATATATGAGGCATTTATCTAATTAAACTCTATCTTAGCAATACCAAGGATTTGTTTCTACAATGCTAGGGTATCCCGCCCTTGGAACCCCACAATAGCTTACTGTCGACATCCCTTCTGAATGCCTCAACTCAATCTTGCAACCATCTCTTATTTACTGATTGCGACCGCCTTATGGGCTGGTAATGCGATTGCAGGGCGTGTATTAGTGGGCAGTGGGGCGGTTTCACCCATTACATTAAGTGCGGTGCGTTGGGGTTTAGCAGCACTGTTATTGCTGCCTTTGGGTTGGCGTGTCTTTGCTTCTAATAGCGCCTTATGGCAGAACAAGAAGCGTTTTGTCTTGTTGGGTTTGTTTGGTGTCGGAAGCTATAACGTACTTTTGTATCTTGCACTAGAGACTTCAACGGCGATTAATGTCACCTTGATTGGGGCAAGCATGCCCATTTGGATGCTATTCATTGGCGCAGTTTTTTACCAAACCAAACCGGATCTATTGCAGTTAGTTGGCGCAGTTGTTTCGCTGCTGGGCGTTGCGATTGTTTTGACGAGAGGTGATTTATCCACTTTGCTTTCCATGCAAATGGTGCTTGGCGACTTATTAATTATGTTAGCTACGATTACATGGGCTTTCTACAGTTGGATGTTAAGTCGTCCAGGCTCTAGCACTGAACGACAATGGCCTTGGGCTCAATTTTTAATGGCGCAGGTTTTTGTTGGTCTATTGTGGACAGGATTCTTTGATGGATTTGAGATTGCTGCGGGACATGCTTATTTAGAGATTAATCTTTGGACTGCATCCTTGATTTTATTTGTTGCCATCGGCCCTTCATTGATTGCTTATCGTTGCTGGGGTCTTGGTGTCAACGGGGCAGGGCCTACTGTTGCAGCCTTTTTTGCCAATTTCATTCCTTTATTCACTGCAATCCTTTCTGCTGCGATGCTTGGTGAGCCGCCCCAGTTATTCCATGGTTTGGCATTTGCTTTGATCGTGACTGGAATTGTGGTTTCCTCGAGAGGAAATAAGCTGTAAAGCCCAGCAAAAGCCTCAAAAAGGCATCTTCATGGGGGTTTTAACAAGATCGCCCAAAAAAGCGCCTAAATCAGTATCATTTAGGGCTAATCACAGAATCCCTAGGAAATCGCTATGCCAGGCTTACTCCCCAACGTTGATCCAGATGGTTTATTAGAGTTCTCGGTCGTTTATACCGATCGATCCCTAAATCACATGTCTGAAGAATTCAAGCGTGTGATGGTTGATATTTCAGGAGTGCTGAAAGACGCTTATAACGCCAGTTCTGCAGTAATTGTTCCTGGCAGTGGCACTTTCGGTATGGAGGCTGTAGCACGTCAATTTGCCAATAAGCAAAAATGCTTGGTTTTGCGGAATGGCTGGTTTAGCTATCGCTGGACACAAATTTTTGATCTGGCCAATATTACGAGTGACGTTACAGTGATCAAAGGCCGTCAGTTGGAAGCTTCTACCCAGGGCGTTTTTGCACCTGCACCGATTGAAGAGGTAGTTGCTTTTATCAAAAAAGAAAAGCCAGCAGTTGTTTTTGCGCCGCATGTTGAAACTTCTGCAGGCATCATCCTGCCGGATGACTATCTCAAGGCAGTTGGTGAAGCTGTGCGCTCAGTGAACGGCTTGTTTGTTCTCGATTGCATTGCTTCAGGTGCCATGTGGGTGGATATGAAAGCCTGCAATGTGGATGTATTGATTACTGCACCTCAAAAAGGTTGGAGCAGTTCACCATGCTGTGCATTGATCGCCCTTGGTGAGAGAGCTCGTGAACGTATTGATGCAACACAAAGCAGTAGTTTTTCTATGGATCTCAAAAAATGGTGGCAAATTATGGAGGCTTATGAAAAAGGTGGTCACGTGTACCACACGACTATGCCTACTGATGCATTGAAGATCTTGCGCAACGTCATGAAAGAAACCCAATCTCTTGGCTTTGCGGCACTTAAGGCAAGGCAAGTAGAGTTGGGTGCCAAAGTGCGTGACTTATTAGTTTCGAAGGGCTATCACTCTGTATCTGCTAAAGGCTTTCAGGCTCCGGGTGTAGTAGTTAGTTACACCAAAGATCCTGACATCCAATCTGGCAAGAAGTTCATTGCTCTTGGCTTGCAAACTGCTGCGGGCGTGCCTTTGCAGTGCGATGAAAGGCCGGACTTCCGTACGTTCCGTATTGGCTTATTTGGCTTGGAGAAGTTGGCCAACGTAGATCGGACAGTAGGTCATCTCGAAGCAGCGTTAGAAAAAATTACTGAGGCAGAAGCTCAGCCTGCGTAATCCCTTGTTCTAGAGAAAATAAAGGCCATCTGATGATGGCCTTTTTCTTTACAAAATAAAGTATTCATGACCAATATTTAAGTATTATTGAAGCATCCACAAACCATCTTGGAGAATCTGATGATTTCTCGTCTTGCCCACCTTAGCGTGGCCACCTTTATTTCCTTAGCCATTGGCATTTCTCCTATTTCAGTGATGGCTGCTGATCCAGTTCCTGCAACAGCCCCAGCCGCTTCTCCAGCAGCAAGCTCAGAAGAGAAGGTGGTCGAGAAGAAAGTGAAGAAGGAAAAGAAAGCTGAGAAAAAAGTGAAAAAGAAATCGAAGAAGAAAGCTAAGGTAGTCACTCAGTAACACCACACCCACCCCTTAATGAAGGGGTTCGGCACCATCAAAGTCATTGAGTTCACTTGAGCTCGGTGGCTTTTTTCTTGGGCCATCATTACGCACTAATAGCCACATCGCAAAGATCACCAAACTCATGCCGCAAATTTGAATCCAGGTAACGGGTTCTGACAAAATAAAATAGCCCAAAAAGATCGTTGATACCGGACCCAATATTCCGGCCTGGGCTACCAAGGGCGAGCCAATGCGATTAATAGCAATCATAATGAGCAGCATCGGAATTACCGTGCACAAGCTTGCGTTTAAGAGGCTCAACCAGTAAATCCCTTGGGCTTGCTCGAAGATAGCGCTTGGGTTGTAGAGGGATGACTGTATGAAGCTAAGGACCGCAGAGGCGGTGCTTGCATAGACCACTAGCCGAACGCTACCAATGCGCTGAACCATTTCTCCCGAGCCAATCATATAGGTCGCATAGGAGCAGGCGCTAGCAAATACTAAAGCCATCCCAAGCCATGCGCTAATACCAGTGGAGCTAGCATCCTGAATAAAAACAATGAATACACCAAGGTAGCCCACTACTAGTGCATACCATTGCAAACGGGAAATGATCTTCTGCAATACAAAGTATGAGATAACGAGCACGATGGTTGGGGTGAGATACAGCACGATTCGCTCAAGGCCAACGGATATATATTGCAGCCCTAGAAAATCTAAATAGCTCGATAGAAAGTATCCTAGAAATCCTAAGAAAAATAATTTGAACCGATCGGACCAAGTGAGTGGGCTCATTGCTTTCCTTCGCGATTCCCACCAGTAGATTGCCCAAAACATCGGCAGCGCCATCAACATGCGTAAAGCTAAAAGCGTTTCTGCATTGGCGCCATAGCCAAAGGCAAGTTTAACGAGGATGGCTTTTCCGGAAAAGAGCATCGAGCCTACTCCGGCCATCAAGATGCCATAGAGGTAGTGACGTTGATGGTGCGCTGCGCTTACTGATTGCATAAGACTTTATAACAGCTTATTGAGCAAGCTTCTCATCTCTAGGATGGTTTCGGAGGGGGTTAAGCCAATGGGACCAATACCCTTGCTGACTAAGCTATCAGCTGCAGCTGCATGGAGTTGCACAGCAAGACTAGTAGATTGCCATAAGTTCAGTTGGTGGCGAATGCCTTGGGCTGTAATTGCAGCAATACTTCCCGTCAGAATATCTCCCATACCTCCAGTACCCATGCCAGGATTGCCTTCCTCACACTGTAGGGCGGAGTGTTGGGGCGAGCTGATCAAAGTATGTTGACCCTTTAAGATAGCAATGGATTGTGTGAGTGCGATCAATTGCTCTAGGGCGGAAAAGCGATCAGCTTGAACATCCTCTGCGCTGATGCCTAGTATTTTGGCTGCTTCACCTGGATGTGGTGTGAGTACAGTTTGCCCAGGAAATTGTTGATTCCGCTGTTGTAATAGTGCTAAAAGGTCTTTGGATTCTGCAATGAGATTGAGCGCATCTGCATCAATGATGAGGGGTGCATTAGGGTAGTGAAGCACGGCGTTGAGCCACGTAGACGCAAGTTCAGATTTACCAAGTCCTGGACCAATCGCAATCACATCGGGCTGAGCATCTATTAAGGCCGTATCAGCCTTTTGATGCGCTAATCGAATCATTAGCTCTGGAGTATCAATGCAGGCATGCGCAGATGCGGGATCGAGTATTTCCAAAATCGTCCAGCCTGCACCGAGATGAAGGCAGGCATTTCCGGCAAGTAATAGGGCGCCTGCCATTCCAGGTGCGCCACCGATTAACAGGGTTTTTCCAGCATTGCCTTTATGTTCATTAGCCCCGCGCCTTAAACGCTTGGCTAGCTCGAATGTTGCCAGTGGTGAGATCATCCCAATAGTATCGCTCCTATTTCCTGAACTTAGAGGCGGATTGATGAGGATCGATTTTTTAATCCGCTACTTTTGCGCCTTGAATATTGTGACGCTGCATGACATTAGCTACAAATCCAGATTGCTTTAGCTGGGTAATCACTTCGCTTAAGTAGGTAATGGTAATTTCAAAATTGGGCCTTGCTTTTGGAATACCAATCGCTTGGTCAATGACCATGAAACGTCCTGGCAACATACGCAATCCTTCATAACGTCTCGCATCACTTTCTAGCTGTTGCTTTACGCCAGCGGCAACATTACCCTTGCCAGACATAAAGTCATCGACTACGGTTTGTGAGCTAGCGGCTCGTAGTAGAGTCGCATGCTGTATTTCTCGCGTAAGGTAGAGGTCATAAGCACTACCTTTGCCAACGACGATTTCACTACCAGCCATATCTACCTCCTCATTGCTCTTGAAAGGGGAGGAGGTTTTAACCATATAGGCGCCTTCAATTTGGATATAGGCCGGGGTATAGCTGATATCAGCACCACGAACTGGATCGATCGCCACAAACACAAGATCAATGTCACCACTTTTGACACCATCTACGGTTGCGCTAGCGGTTTTAAAGGGTATTAGTTGCACTGGTAGATTAATGCGTTGGCCAATTTCGTGAGCGATATCAATAGTGATGCCACTGAGTTTTTTAGTGACAACATCTTCATAGGCTAAAACAGGATTACCTAAGTTAATTCCAACACGTAAGGTTCCGGTTGGTGCAAATGATTTGAGGGGGCTAGGGTCAATCGTTTTCATCGCTTGATAGGGTTGACTAAATGTCACCTGTGTAATAGAGAGTAAGACACAGCAGAGGAAGTATTTCATATGAGAGCCGGGATAAAAAAACCGCGGCGGACCGCGGTTTCATTTAATTGCAGAAAAACTTATTTCTTCGCATCTGCTGCTGGAGCTGCGGCCGGTGCCTCTGGAGCTGCTGCAGGAGCATCTTTCTTTGCTTCTTCAGCATGAGTAGCTTCAGCGCCATGCTTTTCGCCGCCCATATCAATATTGCCGTCGCCTTTGAGGAGTAAATAGGCGGTGGCACCAACTAATACCAGTACCATGATGATGATTGAACGGTTACTCATTGCTTTTCCTTCGGTTTGGTTGAAATTGAGCCAATATTAACCCTTGTTGAAGCCGGGGTAAATCCCAACTAGCCCTAGGGGTGACTTAGCAGCGTTCATTTAGGTATTAACACTAAGTTTTTCGCAAGGTGTTGCGGTCATATGTTTGCAAAACGTGAGGGGTAATATGCATTTGATACTGATATCAAAGGGAAAAATATGAGCCCAAAGCTCCCCGTTAATGATGCCCAGACCATTACGAATTTTTTGAGTCTTGAGCCACATCAAATTTCTGAAGAAAGCTCAGAGGAGTCATATAAGCTTGCGTTTGATGACGAAGCCTTTTTGGCTCGCCGAGAGACCATCGGAATTCGCTTCGAGCTTGAGCTTTTAAAGCCAGAAATTCTACTGAATGAGCATGGCATTGATCACACCATCACAGTCTTCGGATCAACACGTTTTGTTAGCCGTGATCAGGCGCTCGAGATGGAAAAGAATGCGCAGACTGTTGATGAACAGGTCAAAGCTAATCGGACCTTGCTCCATAGCCACTATTATGAATCTGCACGTCAGTTTGGCAATGTGGTTGCTCACTACAACAGAACTCAAGATGAAGCTTCTAACAAGCTGCACATTTGTACTGGTGGCGGTCCTGGCATTATGGAGGCAGCCAATCGTGGCGCCTTTGAGGCGGGGGATCTAACCATCGGGTTTAATATTAGCCTGCCAAGAGAGCAGCATCCCAACCCATACATTAGCCCTGGTTTAAGTTTTCGGTTTCACTACTTTGCCTTACGCAAGATGCATTTCATGTTGCGAGCAAGAGCAATCGTTGCGTTTCCCGGGGGCTTTGGTTCGTTTGATGAGCTCTTCGAAGTGCTTACCTTGATGCAGACCAAAAAGGTGACACGCTTTCCGGTGATTCTAGTCGGCAAAGAGTTTTGGACTGGCATGGTGAAGTTCCAGGAGATGATCGAGTTTGGTGTGATTGATGAAGAGGATATGAAGGTCATTCATTTTGTAGAGACGGCAGAAGAAGCCTGGGGAGTAATCAAAAATCACTATCAATTAGCTTAAGGAAAGCTTTCATCGCCTGGTTACTTCGCCTGTAAAATAAATAAAGCCCTATCATGACACCACAAGACGCCAGCATCGCCACCTCTCTAGATCTCCCCAGCTACTTTCTGGGTACCATCATGCTTTTGCTGGTGATGATCTTCCATGGCCTAATCGTGCTGCAAATTGCTAAGCGGTATGAAGTTAAATCTTTTTTATATTTAGCGGAAAAGAAATACTCTGAGGTTACGCTATGCTTTTATATTAGTGTTTTCTGTTTATTTCTAACTCATATCGCTGAAATTATTCTTTGGGGTATTGCGCTTTATGCTTTAAAACTGCTCCCCAACTTAGGTCAAAGTATTTTATTTAGTGGTAGCACCTACACAGCCATGGGGTTTATGGAAGACATCTTGCCTGACGGCTGGAAAATGTTGGCAGTAATTATCGCCTTCTCCGGAATGTTTGCTTTTGCTTGGACTGCTTCAGTGATGATCTCCATGACGAAAAATTTTCGCCAGGCCTATACCAAGCGCCACATGGAAAAACTGAATATTGCCTCCGAAATTATTGATCGATTTAAATAGAGCATGACTAAGACATGGGATGCCGTCATTATTGGCGGTGGTGCAGCCGGCTTATTTTGTGCCGGTGTTGCTGGTCAGTTAGGCAAAAAAGTTTTAGTCCTCGATCACGCTGCGGTATTGGGCGAAAAGATTCGCATTAGTGGGGGCGGGCGTTGTAACTTCACTAACTTACACAGCAGTCCGGCTAATTTTCTCTCGCTCAATCCCCATTTTGTAAAAAGTGCGCTTGCTAAATACCCATCAAAAGAATTTATTAAGTTAGTGGGTTCCTATGAGATTGCCTATCATGAGAAACATCAAGGGCAGCTTTTTTGTGATGACTCAGCCAAGCAAATTATTGACATGCTGATGTCAGAGTGCGCTAAGGGTAAGGCCACTATTCGCAATCCCGTTTCGGTCGAATCGATCGTTCAGCAAGAATCAGCTTGGGTAGTCCATACAAACACAGGTATTGAAAAAACCAAAGCAGTCGTCATGGCGACGGGTGGCCTGCCGGTGCCTGCAATTGGTGCCACTGCTTATTCTTTGGATATTGCAAAACAATTTGGGTTGAATGTAATTGACCCAAGGCCTGCATTGGTCCCTCTATCATTTACTGCTGACACCTTCGGCAATCTGAATGATCTCGCTGGTTTAAGCGTTCCCGTCAGAATTGCATCCGGCTCAAAAGGTCGGCGTTATGGCGCATGTCGATTCAACGAGGATTTACTCTTGACGCATAAAGGTTTATCAGGCCCAGCAGTTTTGCAGGCAAGTAGCTATTGGGTAGAAGGCGAGCCAATTCACATTGACTGGCTTGGTGCGGTTGAGGTACCTGGAGCATTTAATTGTGATGAGCTTTTTAACGATGAGGATAATCGCTTGAAACTCACAGAGACAATTTTGTCTTCTGTTTTGCCCCAGCGTTTGGCTAAAGCATTTACTGAACAGAAAAACATGGG
Above is a genomic segment from Polynucleobacter sp. MG-5-Ahmo-C2 containing:
- a CDS encoding alpha-hydroxy acid oxidase, with the translated sequence MAIITNIEDLRVLHKKRTPKMFYDYADSGSWTESTYRANESDFQKIKLRQRVAVDMTNRTSKTTMIGQEVTMPVALAPTGLTGMQHADGEILAAKAAEKFGVPFCLSTMSICSIEDVAERTTKPFWFQLYVMKDRGFIERLIERAKAAKCSALVLTLDLQILGQRHKDLKNGLSAPPKLTIANMINMATKPRWCLGMAMTPRRTFRNIVGHATGVGNMSSLSSWTAEQFDPGLSWDDVEWIKKLWGGKLIIKGILDAEDARFAANSGADALIVSNHGGRQLDGAISSIQALPGIVEAVGKDIEVWMDGGIRSGQDVLKAWALGARGTMIGRPFLYGLGAMGEAGVTKCLEIIQNELDITMAFTGHRDIQNVTKDILYPGTF
- a CDS encoding DMT family transporter, with amino-acid sequence MPQLNLATISYLLIATALWAGNAIAGRVLVGSGAVSPITLSAVRWGLAALLLLPLGWRVFASNSALWQNKKRFVLLGLFGVGSYNVLLYLALETSTAINVTLIGASMPIWMLFIGAVFYQTKPDLLQLVGAVVSLLGVAIVLTRGDLSTLLSMQMVLGDLLIMLATITWAFYSWMLSRPGSSTERQWPWAQFLMAQVFVGLLWTGFFDGFEIAAGHAYLEINLWTASLILFVAIGPSLIAYRCWGLGVNGAGPTVAAFFANFIPLFTAILSAAMLGEPPQLFHGLAFALIVTGIVVSSRGNKL
- a CDS encoding aminotransferase class V-fold PLP-dependent enzyme, translating into MPGLLPNVDPDGLLEFSVVYTDRSLNHMSEEFKRVMVDISGVLKDAYNASSAVIVPGSGTFGMEAVARQFANKQKCLVLRNGWFSYRWTQIFDLANITSDVTVIKGRQLEASTQGVFAPAPIEEVVAFIKKEKPAVVFAPHVETSAGIILPDDYLKAVGEAVRSVNGLFVLDCIASGAMWVDMKACNVDVLITAPQKGWSSSPCCALIALGERARERIDATQSSSFSMDLKKWWQIMEAYEKGGHVYHTTMPTDALKILRNVMKETQSLGFAALKARQVELGAKVRDLLVSKGYHSVSAKGFQAPGVVVSYTKDPDIQSGKKFIALGLQTAAGVPLQCDERPDFRTFRIGLFGLEKLANVDRTVGHLEAALEKITEAEAQPA
- a CDS encoding protein tyrosine phosphatase, producing MISRLAHLSVATFISLAIGISPISVMAADPVPATAPAASPAASSEEKVVEKKVKKEKKAEKKVKKKSKKKAKVVTQ
- a CDS encoding DMT family transporter, coding for MQSVSAAHHQRHYLYGILMAGVGSMLFSGKAILVKLAFGYGANAETLLALRMLMALPMFWAIYWWESRRKAMSPLTWSDRFKLFFLGFLGYFLSSYLDFLGLQYISVGLERIVLYLTPTIVLVISYFVLQKIISRLQWYALVVGYLGVFIVFIQDASSTGISAWLGMALVFASACSYATYMIGSGEMVQRIGSVRLVVYASTASAVLSFIQSSLYNPSAIFEQAQGIYWLSLLNASLCTVIPMLLIMIAINRIGSPLVAQAGILGPVSTIFLGYFILSEPVTWIQICGMSLVIFAMWLLVRNDGPRKKPPSSSELNDFDGAEPLH
- a CDS encoding NAD(P)H-hydrate dehydratase yields the protein MISPLATFELAKRLRRGANEHKGNAGKTLLIGGAPGMAGALLLAGNACLHLGAGWTILEILDPASAHACIDTPELMIRLAHQKADTALIDAQPDVIAIGPGLGKSELASTWLNAVLHYPNAPLIIDADALNLIAESKDLLALLQQRNQQFPGQTVLTPHPGEAAKILGISAEDVQADRFSALEQLIALTQSIAILKGQHTLISSPQHSALQCEEGNPGMGTGGMGDILTGSIAAITAQGIRHQLNLWQSTSLAVQLHAAAADSLVSKGIGPIGLTPSETILEMRSLLNKLL
- a CDS encoding ABC transporter substrate-binding protein — encoded protein: MKTIDPSPLKSFAPTGTLRVGINLGNPVLAYEDVVTKKLSGITIDIAHEIGQRINLPVQLIPFKTASATVDGVKSGDIDLVFVAIDPVRGADISYTPAYIQIEGAYMVKTSSPFKSNEEVDMAGSEIVVGKGSAYDLYLTREIQHATLLRAASSQTVVDDFMSGKGNVAAGVKQQLESDARRYEGLRMLPGRFMVIDQAIGIPKARPNFEITITYLSEVITQLKQSGFVANVMQRHNIQGAKVAD
- a CDS encoding LOG family protein → MSPKLPVNDAQTITNFLSLEPHQISEESSEESYKLAFDDEAFLARRETIGIRFELELLKPEILLNEHGIDHTITVFGSTRFVSRDQALEMEKNAQTVDEQVKANRTLLHSHYYESARQFGNVVAHYNRTQDEASNKLHICTGGGPGIMEAANRGAFEAGDLTIGFNISLPREQHPNPYISPGLSFRFHYFALRKMHFMLRARAIVAFPGGFGSFDELFEVLTLMQTKKVTRFPVILVGKEFWTGMVKFQEMIEFGVIDEEDMKVIHFVETAEEAWGVIKNHYQLA
- a CDS encoding ion channel, giving the protein MTPQDASIATSLDLPSYFLGTIMLLLVMIFHGLIVLQIAKRYEVKSFLYLAEKKYSEVTLCFYISVFCLFLTHIAEIILWGIALYALKLLPNLGQSILFSGSTYTAMGFMEDILPDGWKMLAVIIAFSGMFAFAWTASVMISMTKNFRQAYTKRHMEKLNIASEIIDRFK
- a CDS encoding aminoacetone oxidase family FAD-binding enzyme, with the protein product MTKTWDAVIIGGGAAGLFCAGVAGQLGKKVLVLDHAAVLGEKIRISGGGRCNFTNLHSSPANFLSLNPHFVKSALAKYPSKEFIKLVGSYEIAYHEKHQGQLFCDDSAKQIIDMLMSECAKGKATIRNPVSVESIVQQESAWVVHTNTGIEKTKAVVMATGGLPVPAIGATAYSLDIAKQFGLNVIDPRPALVPLSFTADTFGNLNDLAGLSVPVRIASGSKGRRYGACRFNEDLLLTHKGLSGPAVLQASSYWVEGEPIHIDWLGAVEVPGAFNCDELFNDEDNRLKLTETILSSVLPQRLAKAFTEQKNMGGRKWTEVSKKDRQALKELLTNWAVKPAGTLGWKKAEVMLGGVDTKDLDGQTMMSRNHAGLFFIGECVDVTGHLGGHNFQWAWASGFACAQAL